ACAGTGGTGGGGTGCCGCCCAGGCTGACAAACCATATGGGAGATGCTTGTTGTCAAGGGCATTCCGGAAATACGCGATATCAGGATGATTCTTTGCTTCTTTTCCCTACAGTAAATTAACGCTATCTATCTTTACAGATTTCTGGCCTTTTTTAACTTACTATGTTATAATTAATAACTAATTTTCTAATTATAATTTATCAGGAGTAAGTTATGTTAATAAACAAGCAAAGAAATGCTATAATACAAATGCTTATATGTGCCTCGCTTTGGAGTATTGCAGGTATTTTTTTTAAACTTATTGATTGGAATCCCTTTGTGATTGCAGGATTTCGTAGTCTCATAGCAGCAATCACCGTAATTATATACATGATTGTAAAAAAGCAAAAGATTGTCATTTCCAAGAACGTACTAATCAGTATGTTTTTTCTCTCTGCTACTTATTTGTGTTTTGTCAGTGCCAATAAACTCACTACTTCAGCTAATGCTATTGTACTGCAATATACCGCTCCTGTTTTCATTATCATTATTTCTGCCTTGCTGTTCAGGCAAAAATTTAAGCTATCAGATATTGTATCAGTATTATTCACATTGGCGGGTATTTCTATTTTCTTTATTGACGGCTTGGGAAAAGGACAATTATTAGGTAATATTGTTGGAATATTTTCAGGTATTTTTATGGCAGGAATGTATATTGCAGTAGGCAAAACAGATGAAAATGAAAAAATGAGCGGTATTCTGTTCGGCCAGTTGTTAAC
Above is a genomic segment from Clostridiaceae bacterium containing:
- a CDS encoding EamA family transporter; amino-acid sequence: MLINKQRNAIIQMLICASLWSIAGIFFKLIDWNPFVIAGFRSLIAAITVIIYMIVKKQKIVISKNVLISMFFLSATYLCFVSANKLTTSANAIVLQYTAPVFIIIISALLFRQKFKLSDIVSVLFTLAGISIFFIDGLGKGQLLGNIVGIFSGIFMAGMYIAVGKTDENEKMSGILFGQLLTTLIGIPFCFFTSGTISVVSVSAILILGIFQLGIPYILYALASSHCPPLACCLISAAEPLLNPIWVLIFAGERPGMFSIIGGIIVITAVTIHCILQDRHNKVSTPDISGVSTPGISG